One window from the genome of Streptococcus parasanguinis encodes:
- a CDS encoding ABC transporter permease has protein sequence MINSIVSQGLIWAILGLGIFMTFRILDFPDMTTEGSFPLGGAVAVTLITKGVNPLLATLAAIGAGCLAGLATGLLYTKGRIPTLLSGILVMTSCNSVILFVMQRANLGLLGYKKIQEFLPFASGFNEILIGLIFVTLVILGLIFFLDTRLGQAYIATGDNPDMAKSFGINTDRMELMGLVISNGIIALSGALMAQQEGYADASRGIGVIVIGLASLIIGEVLFSNVTLTERLLSIAIGSIAYQFLIWAVIALGINTSYIRIFSALILAICLMIPTFKGKIMKGAKLSK, from the coding sequence ATGATTAATTCAATTGTTTCACAAGGTTTGATTTGGGCCATTTTAGGGTTAGGAATCTTTATGACGTTCCGAATTCTAGATTTTCCAGATATGACAACAGAAGGTTCTTTCCCGCTTGGAGGAGCAGTGGCGGTAACCTTGATTACCAAAGGGGTCAATCCGCTCCTTGCGACGCTGGCTGCTATTGGAGCAGGGTGCTTGGCAGGACTTGCGACGGGTCTTCTCTACACAAAGGGAAGAATCCCGACACTCTTGTCAGGGATCCTCGTGATGACGTCTTGTAACTCGGTTATTCTCTTTGTCATGCAGCGGGCTAATTTGGGACTTCTGGGCTATAAAAAAATTCAGGAATTTCTTCCTTTTGCCAGTGGGTTCAATGAGATCCTGATTGGCTTGATTTTCGTAACGCTTGTGATCCTTGGTTTGATCTTCTTCTTGGATACACGCTTGGGTCAAGCCTATATTGCGACAGGGGACAATCCAGATATGGCCAAGAGCTTTGGGATCAACACTGACCGGATGGAATTGATGGGCTTGGTCATTTCAAATGGGATTATTGCTCTTTCTGGTGCACTGATGGCCCAACAAGAAGGCTATGCGGATGCTTCACGTGGGATTGGTGTTATCGTTATCGGGCTTGCCAGCCTCATTATTGGAGAGGTGCTCTTTTCAAATGTTACCTTGACAGAGCGCTTGCTCAGTATTGCGATCGGATCGATCGCCTACCAATTTTTGATTTGGGCCGTGATTGCGCTTGGCATCAATACCAGCTATATTCGAATCTTCAGTGCCTTGATCTTGGCTATCTGCCTGATGATTCCAACCTTTAAGGGAAAAATCATGAAAGGAGCGAAACTCAGTAAATGA
- a CDS encoding ABC transporter ATP-binding protein, protein MTAIVELKNVTKAVSNGMNEEKVILDDVSLEIREHDFITILGGNGAGKSTLFNTIAGTLPVSSGKIYILGEDVTNYSPEKRAKYLSRVFQDPKMGTAPRMTVAENLLVAKFRGEKRGLIPRHLASYKEEFQTVLAKIGNGLENHIDTAVEFLSGGQRQALSLLMATLKRPELLLLDEHTAALDPKTSQALMTLTNEFVKQDALTALMITHHMEDALKYGNRLIVMKDGHIVQDLNQEEKAQMAIADYYELFEKE, encoded by the coding sequence ATGACAGCAATTGTAGAATTAAAAAATGTAACCAAAGCCGTGAGCAATGGGATGAACGAAGAAAAAGTCATTCTGGATGATGTTTCCTTGGAAATTCGAGAGCATGATTTTATCACGATTTTGGGGGGTAATGGAGCTGGAAAGTCAACCCTCTTTAATACCATTGCTGGAACGCTTCCGGTAAGCAGTGGGAAGATTTATATTTTGGGGGAAGATGTAACCAACTATTCTCCTGAAAAGAGAGCCAAGTACCTATCGCGGGTTTTTCAAGATCCTAAAATGGGCACAGCGCCTCGCATGACAGTGGCGGAAAACCTCTTGGTAGCGAAGTTTCGCGGAGAAAAACGTGGCTTGATTCCGCGTCACTTGGCCAGCTATAAAGAAGAGTTTCAAACAGTCCTTGCTAAGATCGGCAATGGCTTGGAAAATCATATCGACACAGCCGTTGAGTTTCTATCAGGGGGGCAACGACAAGCCTTGAGTCTGTTGATGGCGACACTGAAACGTCCAGAACTCTTGCTTCTAGACGAACACACTGCAGCCTTGGATCCAAAAACCAGTCAGGCCCTCATGACCTTAACGAATGAGTTTGTGAAACAAGATGCCCTCACAGCTCTTATGATCACTCACCATATGGAAGATGCTTTGAAATATGGAAATCGCTTGATTGTCATGAAAGACGGACACATCGTCCAAGACCTCAATCAAGAAGAAAAAGCCCAAATGGCCATCGCAGACTACTATGAATTATTTGAGAAAGAATAA
- a CDS encoding ribonuclease J, producing MSSIKLVTLGGVRENGKNLYVAEVNDSIFVLDAGLKYPENEQLGVDVVIPNMDYLFENKDRIAGVFLTHGHADAIGALPYLLAEAKVPVFGTELTIELAKLFVKSNDSVKKFNDFHVIDQNSEIDFGDAVVSFFQTTHSIPESIGIVIGTPEGNIVYTGDFKFDQTASESYATDFARLAEIGREGVLALLSDSANADSNIQVASEQEVGDAILDTIADWDGRVIVAAVASNLSRIQQVFDAAAETGRRVVLTGFDVENIVRTAIRLNKLSLANEKLLIKPKEMSRFEDHELIILETGRMGEPINGLRKMSIGRHRYVEIKDGDLVYVVTTPSIAKEAVVARVENMIYQAGGIVKLITSSLRVSGHGNARDLQLMINLLRPKYLFPIQGEYRELDAHARVAMEVGILPENIFIPKRGTVMEYEKGDFVPAGSVSAGDVMIDGNAIGDVGNIVLRDRKVLSEDGIFIVALTVNRKEKKIISKARVHTRGFVYVKKSRDILRESCELVNQSVEDYLAQDSFDWGELKGLVRDNLSKFLFEQTKRRPAILPVVMEVK from the coding sequence GTGAGTAGTATTAAATTAGTCACTCTTGGCGGTGTTCGAGAAAATGGGAAAAATCTCTACGTTGCCGAAGTGAACGATTCGATTTTTGTCTTGGATGCAGGTTTGAAGTATCCAGAAAATGAGCAACTTGGGGTGGATGTCGTTATCCCCAACATGGATTATCTATTTGAAAACAAGGACCGCATTGCGGGTGTTTTCTTGACCCATGGTCATGCGGATGCCATTGGGGCCTTGCCATATCTTTTGGCGGAAGCGAAAGTTCCTGTATTCGGGACAGAGTTGACCATTGAGTTGGCTAAACTCTTTGTAAAAAGCAATGATAGTGTCAAGAAATTCAATGATTTCCATGTCATCGATCAGAATTCTGAAATTGACTTTGGTGATGCCGTCGTCTCTTTCTTCCAAACAACCCACTCCATCCCTGAAAGTATCGGGATTGTGATTGGCACTCCTGAGGGCAATATCGTCTATACAGGAGACTTTAAATTTGACCAAACTGCCAGCGAGTCATACGCGACAGACTTTGCTCGCCTAGCTGAGATTGGACGTGAAGGCGTACTTGCTCTCTTGAGTGACTCGGCCAATGCGGATAGTAACATTCAAGTTGCCAGTGAGCAAGAAGTAGGCGATGCTATCTTAGATACGATTGCAGACTGGGATGGTCGTGTCATCGTAGCGGCGGTAGCCAGCAACCTTTCTCGGATTCAGCAGGTCTTTGATGCTGCGGCTGAGACTGGCCGTCGAGTGGTCTTGACAGGGTTTGATGTGGAAAACATCGTCCGCACAGCTATTCGCTTGAACAAATTGTCTCTTGCCAACGAAAAACTCTTGATCAAGCCAAAAGAAATGAGCCGTTTTGAAGATCATGAATTGATCATTTTGGAAACAGGCCGGATGGGTGAGCCGATCAACGGTTTGCGCAAGATGTCTATTGGCCGTCACCGTTATGTGGAAATCAAAGATGGGGACTTGGTCTACGTTGTCACAACGCCATCTATTGCTAAAGAAGCTGTGGTGGCTCGTGTGGAAAACATGATCTACCAAGCAGGTGGCATTGTCAAATTGATCACGTCAAGCTTGCGCGTGTCTGGTCACGGAAACGCACGGGACTTGCAGTTGATGATCAACCTTCTTCGTCCAAAATACCTCTTCCCGATCCAAGGGGAATACCGCGAATTGGATGCCCATGCACGAGTAGCGATGGAAGTCGGTATCTTGCCTGAAAATATCTTTATTCCAAAACGCGGAACTGTGATGGAGTACGAAAAGGGGGACTTCGTCCCTGCCGGTAGCGTCTCAGCTGGAGATGTCATGATCGATGGGAATGCCATTGGTGATGTGGGCAATATTGTCCTTCGTGACCGCAAGGTCTTGTCAGAAGACGGGATCTTTATCGTGGCGCTCACGGTGAATCGCAAAGAGAAGAAAATTATTTCCAAAGCGCGCGTGCACACCCGTGGTTTTGTCTATGTCAAGAAGAGTCGGGATATTCTTCGTGAAAGTTGCGAATTGGTCAACCAAAGTGTTGAAGACTATTTGGCACAAGACAGCTTTGATTGGGGTGAGTTAAAAGGTTTGGTACGCGACAACTTGTCTAAGTTCTTGTTTGAACAAACCAAACGTCGTCCAGCCATCCTACCAGTCGTGATGGAAGTGAAATAA
- a CDS encoding alpha/beta hydrolase, which produces MAVMQIEYYSEALKMEWGVSVLYPDASRVEDPADTDIPVLYLLHGMNGNHHSWLKRTNVERILRNTNLIVVLPNTNNGFYTDTQYGYNYYTAIAEELPETLSRFFPNMTKKREKTFIAGLSMGGYGSMLLALKTNRFSHAASFSGALSFHDRDFENNDLEQPAFWKGIFGEIEDWTTSPYSLETAAKKFSDKKTKLWIWCGEQDFLYEANNFEVKELEKLGLDVTYTHSPGKHEWFYWERELEHFLQTLPIDFELEERLS; this is translated from the coding sequence ATGGCAGTTATGCAGATTGAGTATTATTCAGAAGCCTTGAAGATGGAGTGGGGCGTGTCCGTCCTTTATCCCGATGCATCGCGCGTGGAAGATCCAGCGGATACGGATATTCCGGTCCTTTATCTCTTGCACGGGATGAATGGCAACCACCACTCTTGGTTGAAGCGGACTAATGTGGAGCGCATTTTGCGAAATACCAATCTGATCGTGGTCCTGCCTAATACCAATAATGGTTTTTACACAGATACCCAGTATGGCTACAACTATTACACAGCTATTGCGGAGGAATTGCCAGAGACTCTTTCTCGCTTCTTCCCTAATATGACCAAGAAACGGGAGAAAACCTTTATTGCTGGCCTATCCATGGGTGGCTATGGATCGATGCTCTTGGCTCTCAAGACGAATCGTTTCTCCCATGCGGCTAGTTTTTCCGGTGCTCTGAGTTTCCACGATCGGGACTTTGAAAACAATGACTTGGAGCAACCAGCTTTTTGGAAGGGGATCTTTGGAGAGATTGAGGATTGGACGACCAGTCCCTACTCGCTAGAGACTGCTGCCAAGAAGTTTTCAGATAAGAAGACCAAACTCTGGATCTGGTGTGGGGAGCAGGATTTCCTTTATGAGGCCAATAATTTTGAAGTCAAGGAACTAGAAAAGTTAGGTTTGGATGTCACCTATACCCACAGTCCAGGTAAGCACGAATGGTTCTACTGGGAACGTGAGTTGGAGCACTTTTTACAAACCCTGCCAATCGACTTTGAATTGGAAGAACGGTTAAGCTAA
- the gltX gene encoding glutamate--tRNA ligase, whose amino-acid sequence MAKDIRVRYAPSPTGLLHIGNARTALFNYLYARHHGGTFIIRIEDTDRKRHVEDGERSQLENLRWLGMDWDESPETHENYRQSERLELYQKYIDQLLAEGKAYKSYVTEEELAAERERQEAAGETPRYINEYLGMSEEEKAAYIAEREAAGVIPTVRLAVNESGIYKWHDMVKGDIEFEGGNIGGDWVIQKKDGYPTYNFAVVIDDHDMQISHVIRGDDHIANTPKQLMVYEALGWEAPEFGHMTLIINSETGKKLSKRDTNTLQFIEDYRKKGYLPEAVFNFIALLGWNPGGEDEIFSREELIKLFDEHRLSKSPAAFDQKKMDWMSNEYIKNADLATIFEMAKPFLEEAGRLTDKAEKFVELYKPQMKSVDEIVPLTDLFFSDFPELTDAEKEVMAGETVPTVLEAFKAKLEAMSDDEFVAENIFPQIKAVQKETGIKGKNLFMPIRIAVSGEMHGPELPDTIYLLGREKSIQHIESMLEKIR is encoded by the coding sequence ATGGCAAAAGATATTCGTGTGCGTTATGCACCAAGTCCAACAGGGCTACTACACATCGGAAATGCTCGTACAGCATTGTTTAACTACTTGTATGCGCGTCACCATGGTGGAACCTTTATCATCCGTATCGAGGATACAGACCGCAAACGTCACGTCGAAGACGGCGAACGTTCACAGCTTGAAAACCTTCGTTGGTTGGGCATGGACTGGGATGAAAGCCCTGAGACGCATGAAAACTACCGCCAGTCTGAGCGTTTGGAACTCTACCAAAAATACATCGACCAACTCTTGGCAGAAGGAAAAGCCTACAAATCTTACGTTACAGAAGAAGAGTTGGCAGCGGAACGTGAACGCCAAGAAGCAGCAGGTGAAACACCTCGCTATATCAATGAATACCTTGGTATGAGCGAAGAAGAAAAAGCAGCTTATATCGCAGAACGTGAAGCAGCTGGTGTGATTCCAACGGTTCGTTTGGCAGTCAATGAGTCAGGTATCTACAAATGGCATGATATGGTCAAAGGCGATATCGAGTTTGAAGGTGGCAATATCGGTGGGGATTGGGTCATCCAGAAGAAAGATGGCTACCCAACTTACAACTTTGCCGTTGTGATCGATGACCACGACATGCAAATCTCTCACGTTATCCGTGGAGACGACCACATTGCCAACACCCCAAAACAGCTCATGGTCTATGAAGCCCTTGGTTGGGAAGCACCAGAATTCGGTCACATGACACTTATCATCAATTCTGAAACTGGTAAGAAATTGTCTAAACGTGATACGAATACCCTTCAATTTATCGAAGATTACCGTAAGAAGGGCTACCTTCCAGAAGCAGTCTTTAACTTCATCGCTCTTCTTGGTTGGAACCCTGGTGGGGAAGACGAAATCTTCTCTCGCGAAGAACTCATCAAGCTCTTTGATGAACATCGTCTCAGCAAGTCTCCAGCTGCTTTCGACCAGAAGAAAATGGACTGGATGAGCAATGAGTATATCAAGAATGCGGATCTTGCGACTATCTTTGAAATGGCCAAGCCATTCCTCGAAGAAGCAGGTCGTTTGACAGACAAGGCTGAGAAGTTTGTAGAACTCTACAAGCCACAAATGAAGTCGGTGGACGAAATCGTTCCATTGACAGACCTTTTCTTCTCAGACTTCCCAGAGTTGACAGATGCAGAAAAAGAAGTCATGGCTGGTGAAACGGTTCCGACTGTACTTGAAGCCTTCAAAGCGAAATTGGAAGCCATGTCAGACGATGAGTTTGTGGCAGAAAATATCTTCCCACAAATCAAAGCGGTTCAAAAAGAAACTGGGATCAAAGGGAAGAATCTCTTTATGCCAATCCGTATTGCCGTTTCAGGTGAAATGCATGGTCCTGAATTGCCAGATACCATCTATTTACTTGGACGCGAAAAATCCATCCAACACATTGAAAGTATGTTGGAAAAAATCAGATAA